Proteins encoded by one window of Aspergillus puulaauensis MK2 DNA, chromosome 4, nearly complete sequence:
- a CDS encoding uncharacterized protein (COG:S;~EggNog:ENOG410PNG1), whose amino-acid sequence MVVFVDYDNDPVGKHAVLKSPDAFQPPYVDPGKPGVSKLSVGFELPSSENPSAEVPRGASSSSENEQQNSTIRNAFSVALGCYPIAKEIARSVDLSTLYALSGTCRQFYANLSPYRHQLAKQTLRCENEYIETLSDMLQSGAAIPDSVKSVIRLLSRGAVSSGQLTSGKIAKCARDMVAECRGCSKVVCRNCTAKPPNSATLKNRIRRLCTTCRRVPLNKLVTSSLHAPLPSTTADTTNKTSTVLLRDTCTCQDVLWLCNQCGQKLRRNDTTYRRVWTWRTRYSTYLGGLGTGIGEGCQGVKCGRGESCLAGQEIELEVECEADESMSHSPPEYGYHFGHRFEQAHNGSHNHSHERWEDPEEREPGYLRQEIIGIGGRVKQRAKKRVMVGACVVEHEDERDTGDYLTREEEGTHRSWCGWCWRVIPAKQEASAVQNM is encoded by the exons ATGGTGGTGTTTGTTGACTACGACAATGACCCTGTGGGCAAACATGCCGTGCTAAAAAGCCCGGATGCCTTCCAGCCTCCATATGTTGACCCGGGGAAGCCCGGGGTCTCGAAGCTGAGCGTCGGCTTTGAACTGCCGTCCAGCGAGAACCCGTCTGCTGAAGTTCCCCGAGGGGCCTCAAGTTCCTCTGAGAATGAGCAGCAAAACTCCACTATTCGGAATGCGTTCTCAGTAGCTTTAGGCTGCTATCC GATTGCCAAGGAGATCGCTCGGTCGGTCGACCTCAGCACGTTGTATGCCCTATCCGGGACATGCCGCCAGTTTTATGCGAACCTGAGCCCTTACCGGCATCAGCTCGCCAAGCAGACTTTACGTTGCGAGAATGAGTATATTGAGACACTCTCGGACATGCTGCAAAGCGGCGCCGCCATTCCGGACAGCGTCAAATCCGTAATTCGGCTGCTGAGTCGGGGTGCAGTGAGTTCCGGACAACTGACGAGCGGCAAGATCGCGAAATGTGCTCGAGATATGGTTGCCGAATGTCGTGGTTGTTCGAAAGTTGTCTGTCGC AACTGCACAGCGAAACCCCCGAATAGCGCGACTTTGAAGAACCGAATTCGCCGACTATGTACGACTTGTCGTAGAGTGCCGCTGAATAAACTCGTAACCTCGTCTCTTCATGCCCCTCTACCTTCGACGACGGCCGATACCACGAACAAGACATCTACTGTGCTATTGCGGGATACATGTACTTGCCAAGATGTATTATGGCTCTGCAACCAGTGTGGCCAAAAGCTGCGCAGGAATGATACTACATACCGCCGGGTTTGGACATGGCGTACACGATACAGCACATACCTAGGTGGCCTGGGGACAGGAATTGGCGAAGGCTGCCAAGGCGTCAAATGCGGACGTGGGGAGAGCTGCCTTGCAGGCCAGGAAATTGAGCTGGAAGTAGAGTGCGAGGCCGATGAGTCAATGTCGCACAGCCCGCCTGAGTATGGTTATCATTTCGGACATAGATTCGAACAGGCCCATAATGGCTCTCATAATCATTCGCACGAGAGGTGGGAAGACCCCGAGGAAAGGGAACCTGGATATCTAAGACAGGAGATCATCGGAATCGGAGGAAGGGTGAAGCAGAGGGCAAAGAAGCGAGTCATGGTAGGCGCTTGTGTTGTTGAGCACGAAGACGAGCGGGACACGGGTGACTACCTTACccgtgaggaggagggaacGCATCGAAGCTGGTGCggttggtgttggagagTTATTCCTGCGAAACAAGAGGCCTCCGCCGTTCAGAACATGTAG
- a CDS encoding gamma-glutamyltransferase family protein (COG:E;~EggNog:ENOG410PIB1;~InterPro:IPR043137,IPR029055,IPR043138;~MEROPS:MER0094876;~PFAM:PF01019): protein MPLNSRAVYSRQNADFAPFSSRRSTVHSTNGIVTCTQPLAAAAGQKILSQGGNAADAAVAVAAALNVTEPSSTGIGGDMFCLYYDAKTKKISSLNGSGRYPSNVTLDKIRADLKAGPDEAGGIPMNSVLAVTTPGAAAGWVDTVEKFGSGNVSLQQILQPAIDLAEEGFPVSELASFFWQESENLLWKASPNAHEILKADSKAKDGFRSPLPGEILKNPTMAQTFRALAAEGKKGFYEGRVAQEIVKVVQDLGGYLTLDDLKSHSSTGTQETEAISLKFSGQDITSKQTAGTDDPDGKSNQGVEIWEHPPNGQGIVALIALGILQELEKTGKIPSFTESQHNSAEYLHAVIESLRIAFADASWWVTDPDVETVPTKDLLNPSYLAERAKLFSPTKATDILDHGSPAHNHCDTVYFAVTDKAGNGISFINSNYAGFGSGIIPKGCGFTLQNRGANFSLSTGHPNILAPGKRPYHTIIPAMITNASDGSLHSVYGVMGGFMQPQGHVQVLLNMLAFNYHPQAALDSPRVCIAAGNPELGKVLDRTVYVEEGISDEAVEGLKKLGHKVKVLKGWERGMFGRGQIIRCHHDDGRLVYSAGSDMRGDGMAVPVV from the exons ATGCCGCTTAATTCGAGAGCCGTCTATTCCCGACAGAACGCTGACTTTGCTCCGTTTTCGAGTCGGAGAAGTACCGTGCATAGTACAAATGGCATTGTCACATGCACGCAGCCTCTTGCGGCCGCAGCAGGGCAAAAGATTTTGAGTCAGGGTGGAAATGCTGCA GATGCAGCGGTGGCAGTTG CTGCCGCACTGAATGTCACAGAGCCCTCTTCTACCGGAATCGGAGGAGATATGTTCTGCCTCTACTATGATGCGAAGACAAAGAAGATTAGTTCGCTCAATGGCTCAGGCCGGTATCCTTCCAATGTGACTCTGGACAAGATCAGAGCAGACCTGAAGGCTGGCCCGGATGAAGCAGGAGGAATCCCCATGAACAGTGTTCTCGCAGTTACAACACCTGGAGCAGCTGCCGGGTGGGTTGACACCGTCGAGAAGTTCGGCAGTGGCAATGTTTCCTTACAGCAGATTCTCCAACCAGCCATTGATCTTGCAGAGGAAGGCTTTCCTGTATCCGAATTAGCATCATTTTTC TGGCAAGAAAGTGAGAATCTCCTCTGGAAAGCATCTCCAAATGCGCACGAGATCCTCAAAGCCGATTCTAAAGCCAAAGATGGCTTTAGAAGCCCTCTCCCCGGCGAAATCCTCAAGAACCCAACAATGGCACAAACCTTCCGCGCCCTCGCCGCAGAAGGCAAAAAGGGTTTCTACGAAGGCCGCGTAGCTCAGGAAATCGTCAAAGTCGTCCAAGACCTCGGCGGTTACTTGACCCTCGACGATCTCAAATCCCACTCCTCCACTGGCACCCAAGAAACAGAGGCCATTTCGCTCAAGTTCAGCGGCCAAGACATCACAAGCAAGCAGACGGCCGGCACAGACGACCCAGACGGCAAGTCCAACCAGGGCGTCGAGATCTGGGAACACCCTCCCAACGGGCAGGGCATCGTCGCCCTTATCGCCCTAGGCATCCTCCAGGAACTCGAGAAGACAGGCAAAATTCCCTCCTTCACTGAATCCCAACACAACAGCGCCGAATACCTGCACGCCGTCATCGAATCCCTCCGCATCGCCTTCGCAGACGCCTCATGGTGGGTTACAGACCCCGATGTGGAAACCGTGCCCACAAaggacctcctcaacccttCATACCTAGCCGAACGCGCCAAACTCTTCAGCCCAACCAAAGCAACCGACATCCTGGACCACGGCAGCCCCGCCCACAACCACTGCGACACCGTGTACTTCGCCGTAACCGACAAAGCCGGCAACGGCATCTCCTTCATAAACTCCAACTACGCCGGGTTCGGATCCGGCATTATCCCCAAGGGGTGCGGGTTCACGCTCCAGAACCGCGGCGCCAATTTCTCGCTTTCCACGGGCCACCCCAACATCCTTGCGCCGGGGAAGAGACCCTACCATACCATTATCCCGGCTATGATTACCAATGCCTCGGACGGCAGCCTGCACTCAGTCTACGGGGTCATGGGTGGCTTCATGCAGCCGCAGGGCCACGTGCAGGTTCTGTTGAATATGCTTGCATTTAACTACCACCCGCAGGCGGCGCTGGACTCGCCGCGGGTGTGTATTGCGGCGGGCAACCCGGAGCTGGGGAAGGTGCTGGATCGCACGGTTTatgttgaggaggggattAGTGACGAGGCGGTTGAGGGGCTGAAGAAGCTAGGGCATAAGGTGAAGGTGTTGAAGGGGTGGGAGAGGGGGATGTTTGGTCGCGGACAGATTATTCGGTGCCATCATGATGATGGGCGGTTGGTGTATAGTGCCGGGAGTGATATGAGGGGCGATGGGATGGCGGTTCCGGTTGTTTGA
- a CDS encoding uncharacterized protein (TransMembrane:1 (i125-144o)), with protein sequence MHVNHTSRRPVRFQPVSPSRSAQTCIENNSTNNKTPYKKNFEANFHQSRLANLGSRKGALVTQSAALSYPTDQLELKQQSCKEGSIELSPPPSSHGFERKRKHMRASARHGHLSNQQHPLPPKRFVIMSFSLLSFLIFSCFAPYY encoded by the coding sequence ATGCACGTCAATCACACTTCGCGGCGACCTGTTCGATTTCAGCCTGTGTCTCCGAGTCGATCTGCGCAAACGTGCATCGAAAACAACTCGACCAATAATAAAACCCCCTATAAAAAGAACTTCGAAGCCAACTTCCACCAATCTCGACTCGCAAATCTTGGGAGTCGCAAAGGAGCACTTGTTACACAAAGTGCAGCCTTGTCTTACCCCACAGACCAGCTGGAATTGAAACAGCAATCATGCAAAGAAGGCTCAATCGAACTCTCACCACCCCCATCATCGCACGGCTtcgaaagaaaaagaaaacatatGCGAGCGAGTGCCCGGCACGGACACCTCAGCAATCAGCAACATCCTTTACCCCCGAAACGATTTGTAATTATGAGCTTTTCCTTGCtgtcttttcttatcttttcttgttttgccccctattattaa
- a CDS encoding C2H2-type zinc finger protein (COG:S;~EggNog:ENOG410PPW6;~InterPro:IPR036236,IPR013087;~PFAM:PF00096), translating to MPRTTAPSEISLPITYTPTTHRISKAKKGKRVHACEYPGCQKVFTRAEHKRRHELNHNPEALYRCTQTGCKKSFHRPDLLARHMERHELEAQMDSSAQWERHQSARSSVEQYVPTYTMVPPNQASYMAMPQPQNPISKTTAVHPDLAIDGILWNSMEMPSEHQTHIMSAPRIQEPTEETRFYSTPEACSSPSSDGTMYSVPSYSGSSVSSTPPGVVDSYPDPIVDSELTSSPVSMHATLDGWDRHDNNSNNNVGPANMVPMSIPDSLIHPALHYQSQSWPMPPQQMNYAPVHYEAAGENKGSNWSL from the exons ATGCCTCGAACCACTGCCCCCTCGGAGATTTCTCTCCCAATCACTTACACTCCCACCACCCATCGCATCagcaaagcaaagaaaggGAAGCGCGTCCATGCCTGTGAATATCCAGGATGTCAGAAGGTTTTCACGCGCGCCGAACACAAGAG GCGCCATGAActcaaccacaaccccgAGGCACTCTACCGGTGCACTCAAACTGGCTGCAAGAAATCATTCCACCGTCCCGATTTACTCGCGCGACACATGGAACGACA TGAACTTGAAGCTCAGATGGATTCTTCAGCGCAATGGGAACGCCACCAATCTGCTAGGTCCTCTGTCGAGCAATACGTCCCTACATACACCATGGTTCCCCCAAACCAAGCATCATACATGGCTATGCCGCAACCCCAGAACCCAATTTCCAAGACAACAGCTGTCCACCCCGACCTCGCAATTGACGGGATACTATGGAACTCGATGGAGATGCCTTCAGAACACCAGACGCATATTATGTCTGCTCCTCGGATTCAAGAACCCACGGAAGAAACCCGATTTTACTCAACACCTGAAGCCTGctcgtctccatcttcggaCGGCACAATGTACTCTGTTCCCTCATACTCTGGTTCCTCCGTTTCATCTACCCCGCCTGGAGTTGTCGACTCATATCCAGACCCGATCGTCGACTCTGAATTGACATCTTCTCCGGTCTCCATGCACGCAACACTGGATGGCTGGGACCGCCAtgacaacaacagcaacaacaatgtGGGCCCGGCTAACATGGTTCCCATGTCGATTCCCGACAGCCTCATCCATCCA GCGCTACACTACCAGTCACAATCATGGCCCATGCCACCACAACAGATGAACTACGCACCAGTGCATTACGAAGCAGCGGGCGAGAATAAGGGCTCCAACTGGTCCCTGTGA